DNA from Eucalyptus grandis isolate ANBG69807.140 chromosome 5, ASM1654582v1, whole genome shotgun sequence:
ACAAGTCATCTCCCTGTGCAACGGAATTTAATGCAGCCTTAGTTCAAGCAAAAGGAAAGGAACTTGAACGTTTCCAAGTTTTAATTGAGTGAATTGCTATGGCAAGAAAGATTCAACACAATGAAGATAATTCACCTGCTTATTtgccttcttctttgttttaggATAGAGGTACTTCTGTGGCAACTGATCTTCACGTAGAATGAGGTTCTTCGAAATGGCATCTCTTCCGCCTTGGGGTAATGGCAGTGAAAACTGCGCAAAGAAATTGCATCTTTTTAGAACTGAAAAATCCTCACAATATCATAGTTATGAAGCAAAAGTTGGAACGGTTCCCATTATAAAAGTAGAGATTACCAAGaacaataaaatttgaaaaaaaaataaggacagATTATAGCAacaaatgcaacaattaaaattaaaattagcaAAAAGAGCCAACATGCTCATAGACAAACCAAAAAACATATTCAACATAACAATAACATTAATGATGACTACATCCACCTTCTAttaaaattaaagaataaaaCTTGCAGCTTCCAGCACCCAAATATACTTACTCTGGTGCCACGTAAAGTAATACGTGGTCGACGGGCTGCTAACACAACTCCATTTTCATTGACTGTGACAGCAACTTTACGCAAGGTTCCACCATTTCCACACTTTGGACAGAAAACTCTCCCAATTTCAGCAGTCACAGTATAGCAAGCATGGCATTTCAGTATCCACCTGGGAACACGAAACAAAACTTGAGTAATTTGACAATGAAGTTCATTAAAAATCGTTGCACTTTTTTTGTATAAGTAAAAAGAACAATAGAAGCTAACAAGTTCCCCAGTGCACTGGTACAGGAGGGTAAGGTCACATAGCCATACCAGCTTTTGCAGGGAGGCTATTTCTGTGATTCAAACCAGTGACATCCAGGTCAAAGGGAGTGAGCATAGCCCTccaaaaacattaaaacattATGCCTGAAAGTCAAAGATTCAACAGCCGTAACTGCTGAAGAACCACCATGGTTTCCCACAAAACAATTgtcccccctcccccccaaaaaaaaaaaaaaaaaaaacctctgtTCCTGCTCTGTTTCCCCCTTCTCCtttccttccctctctcctcccctaGCCATAAATTTTTTCCAGAAAAAATGGCTCTTACTTCCGCAAGTTCTTGTCCCTTCTGATGGAACAGCaagagacaaaaataaaaaaagcttcTACACCAAGTGAACTCTAACCTCTGACCACTTCCTACATTTGATTCCATCTGGAGAATGAGACAAGCTCAATTTCCATTAGTAGTTAAAATATCCTATTGCCGAACTCAACTTTGAACTAACCagataaaaaaaaggggggacaAAAACTAAGTGTAAGGGGAAGTCAGCTGAAACCTTTAGTATGAactatgagaaattcaaaaggtTGGCATTCTCTATAAGAACTGCAGGCTGATGTCaaagaaaatcagaaaacaaATCACCATGTCATtacatatattatatttagATACAAACCTGTGCAGTTGGCGTATTTGCATTCCCCCAGGAGCAAGCAGGCGTAGCCCCATCTGAAGGATAACATTTTGCATTGCAAAATCACCAGTAACGCAAGCTACACTGGATTCCGATAACGATCTCAGCACCCAACTCTGTTCACTACTCTCATCATCTAAATAAGATGCATCATTGCTTTCATTAGCCTGGCTTGAGATCTCCAATTGATCTGTTTCTTCACTGGCATTATCAACATCATCTCGGTCAACAGCTTCAGCTTCAGATGCATCAACAGATTCCATTACTACAGAAGAAAGGTCATGCTCTATCCCTTCTCGAAGAGCTGATGCTGAATCTTCCTCCAATCTCATTTGTTTCAAGATAGAAGAAAGGTCCTCACTGCCCTCCACCCCTCTGACAATCTTACTCTCCTCAGAAGTTCCGTTGGCAGGTAGCACTTCTTCAGGACATTGATGTAATTGCTCTCCCGAGCCTTTGATATCATCCATAGAGTGGTCATCAATATCCTTCTTGGCATCTTCTTGACTCTCTTTCTCAGATAGCGTCTCAAAATGTTCACGTCTAGCTTTGCGTCTAAGAAATCTTCTATGAGTACTTCTACTGACAGCAGGCAGCCAATCACCAGCATTATCGTCAACTTGTCCCTGAGAAGCGTCAACTCCATCCGCTACCATTTTCTTGCCTTCAATTGCaatctcttttttcttgggGGGAAATCTTCTATGTTTTGTTGAACTTCCTTCCACATTCTCATGATCCACAGAGTGATTATCACCAGCAGAATCATCTTTAGAAAGGTTGTCTTCTGGAATAATGTTTAGGTTTAAGTCCTTCAGTGGTAAAATTCTCGATGATGTATTTGTTTTCTCCTCAGCTTCATGTTCTAATGCTTCCCACTCTTCCAGATTAGGAACATTTTTTCCCCATCCAGGCATGTCATTCTCAGGAAGCCTCTTAATATTAACTGTATGTACAGGTGGTGGAAAATCTCTCAGATGGTTAGTGCCATGAATTTGAGCCTCAAGCATGTATGTCAGGGCAATGAGTTTCAGATCAACATCGGAAAGAGTTTGCAGGTCACCAGTTGCTCGGGCAAATTTGATAACTGTCAAATGcgacaaaatatatataagcCAATTGACATTCAAACTCTTCTATGAAGTCCAAAGCATAGCTTATTAATATATAAGAAAAATCATCCAAAGTCTTAGAAGCTACACAAGAACGACAAGCAAGAAATAAATAAGCTAAGACCAAAACGGAAACACGGTCACTGCTTTAATTTTCAGAAACCGGGAACTTGATTTTATTACTGCTCccttaattaatatttttacttttttgtcaGATCTGATTTCCACTTTAGTTTACAGTTAATTCATGAGAATTGAAATGATAGGACAATTCTATTTAACAAccaattcaaaaatatataatcatGTTTGCGGCAAAAGTAGCAAAATGGATTTagcaaaatgacaaaatcaaaatGGACTAAAACAAGCAATGACAACAAAAAAAGGTCATGCTGATTGGCCATGTGTTGCCATTTGAAAATATTGCGGTATCCCTCAGCAGGTATGTCTCCacctatgaatttatttattcaacGAATATCCATgtcaaatttacaaaatttggCTTGGTGAAAACTTGGTTTCTGTCATCCATGCTCAGATAGCACGGGAAACTTGCACATAGGAACTGCGCCTCAACAAAACTTCTCTAGAtccatttgatttgatttagttCTGCAGTTCCAATTTCTAGTACCCTGATTACCTATAACAGGCATAACTACTTCTATCACTCCTTATGAATTTCCACTTATGtttgaatgagaaaatttagACAAGGCGGATCATTTTCATGAGCAAGTTATATATCTCCCAAAGCTTCTTACAGAACATAATACCAAGAGCTTTCCCCTCGAACCTCTCGAAATCACCCTCTATACCATAAAACCCCCCAAAATTTGACAATTCAGCTCAATTACCACGACAATCCCAGCGAAATCTTTTCCCCAAAAGCTCTCATAATCACCTTTTACGtccataataatttaaaaagaaaaaaagaaaaaaaaaaggacaagcgaaatttcagctcaatcaaCACGACGAGCCCAGTAGTTCCCCCTGAGCAGTCTATACACCAGAGCGACAGCAATTCGAATTCCTCCACCAAAGTACCTTTATTGAGTGCTTCGGGGCTTGGCTCCATGGTCTCGACGGCGAACGGCACGAGCTCGAGGCGGCGGCGCGAGACGGGGTCGCGGACCTCGCTCATGACCTCCGGCACGGAGACGAACCTGTCGGCGAGGCCCCGAAGCCTCTCGCCGCCCTCGATGATGGCGTTGGCGTCCACGACCGCCACCGACACGCCCTTCGAGGAGTCGCAGCTGCCCACGAAGATCCTCTGCGTCGCGGCCGCGCCGTCCTGCGGCTCGGCCTTCGGCGGAGGCTGGGGCTGGGCCTTCACTACGTTGCTCCAGCAGGGGAGCGGCGCGGCCGCCGGGGGCGGGGctgccggcggcggcgacggcggcggtaCGGCGTCTTCCATGGCCGAACAGAGTGTGGGAAAGGGAGAGTACGAGAGATGATGCTAAAACCCTAGTTGCGCAACTGCTTTTATGGGAGTTTTGCAGAAGCTGGGTATAATAAACATTTATCATTGTAAAAGCCggtatttaatattttctttttcagaagttccatgaaaattaaattatagaAAATCTATTTTGTACTTCTTGTATAAGCTAAATGCACTCCATTTTCATGAAATATATAAAACTACCGTGATCATTCAATTACTATTTAAAGTTATGGcttcatatttatattcttttttcagttttttttcacttttatatTGGATCTATTTATtattagaaaacaaaaaatttcaaataaaagtctaaaatgctcttattttctcaaataaatgttTAAAGTGGATTTTGTGTTAAATCAGTCTCAACTTAGACTTTGAAGTAGTTatgataatttcaaataaaggtatGATCTTGTTGCGAGTTGGCTGAATTTTTTTGATCGATCTAAAGCATTTTTGTCAAATGACAATTTTAGTTgcaaattatttctatttttctcttttctttttctttgccatgcCCATGGTTGAGAGTGACCATCACCTAGCCCTCTTCGGGTCAACCGTTGACAAAGAGGAAAAGCgataactagaaaaaaaaaaaaaaaaaagaagaaagggagaaaaggacaaaaaaatactcaaaaaaggTAAACGATGGAAATGCTCTAACCAGCTAAAAAATTAAACCTTCttctgaaattaaaataaacacttcagattattatttgaaataaaatcaatttcaagtctttatttgagaaaatgtgAGCATTTTAGGCTCTTATTGGAACAGGGTCCGCTTCAcgtcttatttgaaaaaatgaggtcactttagatttttatttagaattttccttaAAGAAAATAAGTGGTTGATTGCACCTTCCCTTTTGAAGTGATTTTCTTCTTAAATAACAGAAtttagccaaaa
Protein-coding regions in this window:
- the LOC104443793 gene encoding RNA-binding protein NOB1 yields the protein MEDAVPPPSPPPAAPPPAAAPLPCWSNVVKAQPQPPPKAEPQDGAAATQRIFVGSCDSSKGVSVAVVDANAIIEGGERLRGLADRFVSVPEVMSEVRDPVSRRRLELVPFAVETMEPSPEALNKVIKFARATGDLQTLSDVDLKLIALTYMLEAQIHGTNHLRDFPPPVHTVNIKRLPENDMPGWGKNVPNLEEWEALEHEAEEKTNTSSRILPLKDLNLNIIPEDNLSKDDSAGDNHSVDHENVEGSSTKHRRFPPKKKEIAIEGKKMVADGVDASQGQVDDNAGDWLPAVSRSTHRRFLRRKARREHFETLSEKESQEDAKKDIDDHSMDDIKGSGEQLHQCPEEVLPANGTSEESKIVRGVEGSEDLSSILKQMRLEEDSASALREGIEHDLSSVVMESVDASEAEAVDRDDVDNASEETDQLEISSQANESNDASYLDDESSEQSWVLRSLSESSVACVTGDFAMQNVILQMGLRLLAPGGMQIRQLHRWILKCHACYTVTAEIGRVFCPKCGNGGTLRKVAVTVNENGVVLAARRPRITLRGTRFSLPLPQGGRDAISKNLILREDQLPQKYLYPKTKKKANKQGDDLFSSDDVFSHHSDKTSSFQPPVRKALAVFSGKRNPNDNHYSRSRRR